From the Rhodanobacter soli genome, one window contains:
- a CDS encoding aspartate-semialdehyde dehydrogenase: protein MSQKSSYKVAMVGATGAVGETVLAILAEREFPISELVPLASERSAGGKVKFAGKDITVQLLDTYDFAGVDIAFFSAGGSVSREHAPRAAAAGAVVIDNTSEFRYQDDIPLVISEVNPHAIAQYTSRGIIANPNCSTMQMLVALAPIHRAVQIERINVATYQSVSGAGRSGMEELGRETAALLNFQSVEPGKKFPAQIAFNVIPQIDDFQPNGYTKEEMKLVWETRKILEDESIQVNPTAVRVPVFYGHSEAVHIETSDKITAEQARELLRQAPGVVLVDERKPGGYPTPVGEAAGNDAVFVGRIREDISHERGLDLWIVSDNIRKGAALNAVQIAELLIEDYL, encoded by the coding sequence ATGAGTCAGAAGAGCAGCTACAAGGTCGCCATGGTCGGCGCTACCGGCGCGGTCGGCGAGACCGTGCTGGCGATCCTCGCCGAGCGCGAGTTCCCGATCAGCGAGCTGGTGCCGCTGGCCAGCGAGCGTTCGGCCGGCGGCAAGGTCAAGTTCGCCGGCAAGGACATCACCGTGCAACTGCTGGACACCTACGACTTCGCCGGCGTCGACATCGCGTTCTTCTCGGCCGGCGGCTCGGTCAGCCGCGAGCACGCGCCGCGCGCGGCGGCGGCCGGCGCGGTGGTGATCGACAACACCTCGGAGTTCCGCTACCAGGACGACATCCCGCTGGTGATCAGCGAGGTCAACCCGCACGCGATCGCGCAATACACCAGCCGCGGCATCATCGCCAACCCGAACTGCTCGACCATGCAGATGCTGGTGGCGCTGGCGCCGATCCACCGCGCGGTGCAGATCGAGCGGATCAACGTGGCCACCTACCAGTCGGTATCCGGTGCCGGCCGCAGCGGCATGGAGGAGCTGGGCCGGGAGACCGCGGCCTTGCTGAACTTCCAAAGCGTGGAGCCGGGCAAGAAATTCCCGGCCCAGATCGCGTTCAATGTGATCCCGCAGATCGACGATTTCCAGCCGAACGGCTACACCAAGGAGGAAATGAAGCTGGTGTGGGAGACCCGCAAGATCCTGGAAGACGAGTCGATCCAGGTGAACCCGACCGCGGTACGCGTGCCGGTGTTCTATGGCCATTCCGAGGCAGTGCATATCGAGACCAGCGACAAGATCACCGCCGAACAGGCCCGCGAACTGCTGCGGCAGGCACCGGGCGTGGTGTTGGTGGACGAGCGCAAGCCGGGCGGCTACCCGACCCCGGTGGGCGAGGCGGCCGGCAACGACGCGGTGTTCGTGGGGCGCATCCGCGAGGACATCTCGCACGAGCGCGGGCTGGACCTGTGGATCGTCTCGGACAATATCCGCAAGGGCGCGGCGCTGAATGCGGTACAGATCGCCGAATTGTTGATCGAGGATTATCTCTAA
- a CDS encoding GNAT family N-acetyltransferase has product MELVTARLRIDALRLDDAAALFACRADPAVARYQGWRPANVAAAREFIAAQPPEPVHGWFQRAIRLREDGRLVGDLGVNLPEDAEASVEFGISIAPAGQGRGYAGEAVRAVFDQVFGPLGRHRVHASVDPRNLACMALLRGLGMRQEAHHRESLWLYGEWVDDVIFALLAREWQATERHRG; this is encoded by the coding sequence ATGGAACTGGTCACGGCGCGATTGCGGATCGACGCATTGCGACTTGACGATGCCGCGGCGCTGTTTGCCTGTCGCGCCGATCCTGCGGTGGCCCGCTACCAGGGCTGGCGCCCGGCCAACGTCGCCGCCGCGCGCGAGTTCATCGCTGCGCAGCCGCCGGAACCCGTGCATGGCTGGTTCCAGCGCGCGATCCGCCTGCGCGAGGACGGTCGTCTGGTCGGCGACCTCGGCGTGAACCTGCCAGAGGATGCCGAGGCATCGGTCGAGTTCGGCATCAGCATCGCACCGGCCGGGCAGGGCCGTGGTTATGCCGGCGAGGCGGTGCGCGCCGTGTTCGACCAGGTGTTCGGCCCGTTGGGCCGGCATCGCGTCCACGCCTCGGTCGACCCGCGCAACCTGGCCTGCATGGCGCTGCTGCGCGGGCTCGGCATGCGCCAGGAGGCGCATCACCGCGAGAGTCTGTGGCTGTATGGCGAGTGGGTCGACGACGTGATCTTCGCCCTGCTGGCGCGCGAATGGCAGGCAACCGAACGCCATCGCGGGTAA
- a CDS encoding phosphoribosylanthranilate isomerase, with product MTRIKCCGMTRIGDALLAVRLGADAIGLVFSARSKRQVTLAQARGIVVALPPFVATVALFMDDEASLVRQVLDEVRPMLLQFHGDESDGWCAQFGHPFLKAIAMGEGAAALPRLRDYPHATGLLLDGHAAGEAGGSGKAFDWSLLPGGLAQPLILAGGLHAGNVGDAVRTARPWAVDVASGVESAPGIKDPARLKAFIRAVRTVDAE from the coding sequence GTGACCCGCATCAAGTGCTGCGGCATGACCCGGATCGGGGATGCGCTGCTCGCCGTACGCCTCGGCGCCGACGCGATCGGGCTGGTGTTCAGCGCGCGCAGCAAGCGACAGGTGACGCTGGCGCAGGCGCGCGGGATCGTCGTGGCGTTGCCGCCGTTCGTCGCCACCGTCGCGCTGTTCATGGACGACGAAGCGAGCCTGGTACGGCAGGTGCTCGATGAAGTGCGACCCATGTTGCTGCAGTTCCATGGCGACGAGAGCGACGGCTGGTGCGCACAGTTTGGCCATCCGTTCCTGAAAGCCATCGCGATGGGAGAGGGTGCGGCGGCATTGCCGCGCCTGCGCGACTATCCGCATGCCACCGGCTTGTTGCTGGACGGCCACGCTGCCGGCGAAGCCGGCGGCAGCGGCAAAGCCTTCGACTGGTCGTTGCTGCCGGGCGGGCTCGCGCAGCCGCTGATCCTGGCCGGCGGCCTGCACGCAGGCAACGTGGGCGATGCCGTGCGCACGGCGCGCCCGTGGGCGGTGGACGTGGCCAGCGGCGTGGAGTCGGCGCCGGGGATCAAGGATCCGGCGCGACTGAAAGCCTTCATCCGTGCGGTGCGCACGGTCGACGCGGAGTGA
- the truA gene encoding tRNA pseudouridine(38-40) synthase TruA, with product MRIALGIEYDGTDFNGWQRLKTDVSVQGVLEQALSKVADHPVEVSCAGRTDAGVHGRCQVVHFDTEARRDMRGWVLGTCSNLPASVAVLWAQPVLDSFHARYAARSRRYRYHILNRPVRAALDARYVTWERLPLDAQRMHAAAQALLGEHDFSAFRALSCQAAHPRRSVLAVSVRREGEQLFVDIEANAFLHHMVRNIVGSLLLIGRGEQPVEWLADLLAGRDRQVAGPTALASGLTFVGPRYEAHWGLPPEVCLMGAGQ from the coding sequence ATGCGCATTGCTCTCGGCATCGAATACGACGGCACCGATTTCAACGGCTGGCAGCGCCTGAAGACGGACGTCAGCGTGCAGGGGGTGCTGGAGCAGGCCTTGTCGAAAGTCGCCGACCATCCCGTCGAGGTCAGCTGCGCGGGGCGCACCGACGCCGGCGTGCATGGGCGCTGCCAGGTCGTGCACTTCGATACCGAGGCGCGCCGCGACATGCGCGGCTGGGTGTTGGGTACCTGTTCCAACCTGCCGGCCAGCGTGGCGGTGCTGTGGGCGCAGCCGGTGCTGGACAGTTTCCACGCGCGTTACGCGGCACGCAGCCGGCGTTACCGCTATCACATCCTCAACCGGCCGGTGCGTGCGGCGCTGGACGCGCGCTACGTCACCTGGGAGCGCCTGCCGCTGGACGCGCAGCGCATGCATGCCGCCGCCCAGGCCTTGCTCGGCGAGCACGATTTCAGCGCGTTCCGCGCCTTGTCCTGCCAGGCCGCGCACCCGCGCCGCAGCGTGCTGGCGGTGAGCGTACGGCGCGAGGGCGAACAGTTGTTCGTCGACATCGAGGCGAACGCGTTCCTGCACCACATGGTGCGCAATATCGTCGGCTCGCTGCTGCTGATCGGGCGCGGCGAGCAGCCGGTGGAATGGCTGGCCGACCTGCTGGCCGGCCGCGACCGCCAGGTGGCCGGGCCGACGGCGTTGGCTTCGGGGTTGACCTTCGTCGGTCCGCGTTACGAGGCGCATTGGGGCCTGCCGCCGGAAGTCTGCCTGATGGGAGCCGGCCAGTGA
- a CDS encoding FimV/HubP family polar landmark protein has product MNRSLKLSMLIALALGGSQAMAMDLGQIQVKSALGQPLLAEIPLHPDSPAELQGLTVQLASSEEFARAGIVGGRTTIPLHFSVANAGAGHPVIRITSSAPVDDPFLDLLIEVNGKAGKSVREYAILLDPPNAPAATAVAAAPAPSQPQPVQRTKAPAAAPVAARPKPAAPAPAPAPKPAAPMVSNGQYGPVERGQTLSGIARSVAPAGVDVQQVMLALKQANPDAFYRDNINALKSGAVLRVPTPAEAQAMTIAAAVAEVRRQNSDWRAGVPGKPTVVADAATRASRSSAPVNAPDNGDRLALVPAKEGSSTGSRGGGAGDKASASLRQDLLRTQESLASLQQQSTDLKTRLKDLADINNKNERLLSLKDNEIAELQAKLAAARKAAGMPPAAASTAKAVAAVTPAEANLETATASTAATAVAAPVAAGSTAAAGTTPTGASSVANTPATGASVVTTPIATPAPVKPVEKPANQPAAAEQPWYMQTWAWGAGAGAIVLLILLAILGRRRKPGAAASKSAPSLADRFGSTSAADQDLLGDDVDQDELLDQLAEHPDDIGLHLELVTLYYSRRDVEHFEAAAEAMHAHITDPQQDEWQDVLHMGEDLVPGHPLFDHHAEPVARDDAAARGEFNIDDYADESDAPTVVSSMPPLPSNGPKKVSEYNFNFDLTQAAAEAASRPAPASDDATVVAPLATDRPAPAEPAASWHFDEADSTHQAADEGNDLGEFNDDPVDTKLDLARAYIDMGDAEGARAMLGEVAKEGSQMQRDVAKRLLDSLH; this is encoded by the coding sequence ATGAATCGTTCGTTGAAATTGTCGATGCTGATCGCGCTGGCACTGGGCGGCAGCCAGGCCATGGCCATGGATCTTGGCCAGATCCAGGTCAAGTCGGCGCTGGGACAGCCGCTGCTGGCCGAGATTCCCCTGCATCCCGACAGCCCGGCGGAGTTGCAGGGACTCACCGTCCAACTGGCCTCCAGCGAGGAATTTGCTCGCGCCGGCATCGTCGGTGGGCGCACCACGATCCCGCTGCATTTCAGCGTGGCGAATGCCGGTGCCGGTCATCCGGTCATCCGCATTACCAGCAGTGCGCCGGTGGATGATCCCTTCCTCGACCTCCTGATCGAAGTGAACGGCAAGGCCGGCAAGAGCGTGCGCGAGTACGCCATCCTGCTCGATCCGCCGAATGCGCCGGCGGCAACGGCCGTTGCGGCTGCGCCGGCGCCGAGCCAACCTCAGCCAGTGCAGCGCACGAAGGCTCCGGCCGCGGCGCCGGTGGCTGCCCGGCCCAAGCCGGCGGCACCTGCGCCCGCGCCAGCTCCGAAACCGGCGGCGCCGATGGTCAGCAACGGCCAGTACGGCCCGGTCGAGCGCGGCCAGACGCTGTCGGGCATCGCGCGCAGCGTGGCGCCGGCCGGCGTCGATGTGCAACAGGTGATGCTGGCGCTGAAACAGGCCAATCCGGACGCGTTCTACCGCGACAACATCAACGCGCTGAAGAGCGGCGCGGTGCTGCGCGTGCCGACGCCGGCCGAGGCGCAGGCCATGACGATCGCTGCTGCCGTCGCCGAGGTGCGCCGGCAGAACAGCGACTGGCGTGCCGGCGTGCCGGGCAAGCCCACGGTCGTGGCCGATGCCGCGACCCGTGCCTCCCGTTCCAGTGCGCCGGTCAATGCGCCGGACAACGGGGACCGGCTGGCGCTGGTGCCGGCGAAGGAGGGCAGCAGCACGGGAAGCCGGGGCGGCGGTGCGGGCGACAAGGCCAGCGCCAGCCTGCGCCAGGACCTCCTGCGTACCCAGGAAAGCCTGGCCAGCCTGCAGCAGCAGAGCACCGACCTGAAGACCCGCCTGAAGGATCTGGCGGACATCAACAACAAGAACGAGCGCCTGTTGTCGCTGAAGGACAACGAGATCGCCGAACTGCAGGCCAAGCTTGCGGCCGCGCGCAAGGCTGCCGGCATGCCGCCGGCTGCGGCCAGCACGGCGAAGGCTGTCGCGGCGGTCACGCCAGCGGAAGCCAACCTGGAAACCGCTACCGCCAGCACTGCCGCCACCGCGGTTGCGGCGCCGGTCGCCGCAGGTTCGACCGCGGCGGCAGGCACCACGCCGACCGGCGCGTCCAGCGTGGCCAACACACCGGCCACTGGTGCGTCCGTGGTCACCACGCCGATCGCGACGCCGGCACCGGTCAAGCCGGTGGAGAAGCCCGCCAATCAACCGGCTGCTGCAGAGCAGCCGTGGTACATGCAGACCTGGGCCTGGGGAGCCGGGGCCGGCGCGATCGTGCTGCTGATCCTGCTGGCGATACTGGGCCGTCGGCGCAAGCCGGGTGCCGCCGCTTCGAAGTCCGCGCCATCGCTGGCGGACCGTTTCGGTTCGACGTCCGCCGCCGACCAGGACCTTCTCGGCGACGATGTCGACCAGGACGAGTTGCTCGACCAGCTGGCCGAGCACCCGGACGACATCGGACTGCATCTGGAACTGGTCACCCTGTACTACTCGCGTCGCGACGTCGAGCATTTCGAGGCGGCGGCCGAGGCGATGCACGCCCATATCACCGACCCGCAGCAGGATGAGTGGCAGGACGTGCTGCACATGGGCGAGGACCTGGTGCCCGGGCATCCGCTGTTCGACCATCACGCCGAGCCGGTGGCGCGTGACGATGCGGCAGCGCGCGGCGAGTTCAACATCGACGACTATGCCGACGAGAGCGATGCGCCCACGGTCGTCTCCTCGATGCCGCCGTTGCCCTCGAACGGGCCGAAGAAGGTCAGCGAGTACAACTTCAATTTCGATCTGACCCAGGCCGCAGCCGAAGCGGCGTCCCGTCCGGCGCCGGCATCGGACGACGCCACCGTGGTCGCGCCACTGGCGACGGATCGGCCGGCCCCTGCCGAGCCGGCCGCAAGCTGGCATTTCGACGAAGCGGACAGCACCCACCAGGCAGCCGACGAGGGCAACGACCTGGGCGAATTCAACGACGATCCGGTGGACACCAAGCTCGACCTGGCCCGTGCCTATATCGACATGGGCGACGCCGAAGGCGCCCGCGCCATGCTCGGCGAGGTGGCCAAGGAAGGCAGCCAGATGCAGAGGGACGTCGCCAAGCGTCTGCTCGACAGCCTGCACTGA
- the aroC gene encoding chorismate synthase — protein MSSNSFGKLFTVTTFGESHGPAIGCVIDGCPPGLAIAPEEFRSDLDRRATGRSRYTSQRHEADEVEILSGVYEGKTTGTPIALLIRNTDQRSKDYGDIAQSFRPGHADYTYWQKYGIRDPRGGGRSSARETTVRVAAAVVAKKWLAEHYGVRVRGYLAQIGDVVPDAFDWDAVEQNPFFWPDAAQVPALESYINALRKSGDSVGARVNVVADGVPPGWGEPIYGKLDGDLAGALMSINAVKGVEIGDGFAAVAQRGSGHRDEMSMDGFASNHAGGILGGISSGQPVVASIALKPTSSILIPGHSVNLAGEPVEVVTKGRHDPCVGIRATPIAEAMVALVLIDHALRHRAQCGDVGAVAPRIP, from the coding sequence GTGTCCAGCAACTCCTTCGGCAAACTGTTCACCGTCACCACCTTCGGCGAAAGCCATGGCCCGGCGATCGGCTGCGTGATCGACGGCTGCCCGCCGGGGCTGGCCATCGCGCCGGAAGAATTCCGCAGCGACCTCGATCGCCGTGCCACCGGCCGCAGCCGCTATACCTCGCAGCGGCACGAGGCCGACGAGGTGGAGATCCTCTCCGGCGTGTACGAGGGCAAGACCACCGGCACGCCGATCGCGCTGCTGATCCGCAACACCGACCAGCGCAGCAAGGACTACGGCGACATCGCGCAAAGCTTCCGTCCCGGCCACGCCGACTACACCTACTGGCAGAAATACGGCATCCGCGATCCGCGCGGCGGCGGGCGTTCCTCGGCGCGCGAGACCACCGTGCGCGTGGCGGCCGCGGTGGTCGCCAAGAAGTGGCTGGCCGAGCACTACGGCGTGCGCGTGCGCGGCTACCTGGCGCAGATCGGCGACGTCGTGCCGGACGCGTTCGACTGGGACGCAGTGGAGCAGAACCCGTTCTTCTGGCCCGATGCGGCCCAGGTGCCGGCGCTGGAGAGCTACATCAACGCGCTGCGCAAGTCCGGCGATTCGGTCGGCGCGCGCGTCAACGTGGTCGCCGACGGCGTGCCGCCGGGCTGGGGCGAGCCGATCTACGGCAAGCTCGACGGCGACCTGGCCGGTGCGCTGATGTCGATCAATGCGGTCAAGGGCGTGGAGATCGGCGACGGTTTCGCCGCCGTGGCCCAGCGCGGCAGCGGGCATCGCGACGAGATGAGCATGGACGGCTTTGCGTCCAATCACGCCGGCGGCATTCTCGGCGGTATCAGCAGCGGCCAGCCGGTGGTCGCCTCGATCGCGTTGAAGCCGACTTCCAGCATCCTGATCCCCGGCCACAGCGTGAACCTGGCCGGCGAGCCGGTCGAGGTGGTGACCAAGGGCCGCCACGATCCCTGCGTCGGCATCCGCGCCACCCCGATCGCCGAGGCGATGGTCGCGCTGGTACTGATCGATCACGCGCTGCGCCATCGCGCCCAGTGCGGCGACGTGGGTGCGGTGGCGCCGCGCATTCCGTGA
- a CDS encoding cupin-like domain-containing protein translates to MPTAIEEHRDTGQPNALADLVGRERPLVIRDLCRDWPMVAWARQSDTAFAQRLAALDNGSEVDALLMPLDEGGVIGYNAAFDGFNYAHHRVSITQGLQRLAQYSRQPDAPGLAMQSALISACLPGLLDDHALPFLDRGIQPRIWIGNQVTTPAHFDEYHNVACVVCGARRFTLFAPEQARNLYVGPLDFAPTGAAIGIARLDRPDDPRYPRLKLALAEAQAADLHPGDAIYIPPMWWHHVESLQRINALVNYWWKPVPASGYAPDTALGCLMHCILTFRSLPPAERAAWKALLDHYVFDDEDPAAHIPADRRGILGPLTPGQLAELRETIRRYL, encoded by the coding sequence ATGCCCACGGCGATCGAGGAACATCGCGATACCGGCCAACCGAACGCACTCGCCGACCTGGTCGGCCGCGAGCGCCCGCTGGTCATCCGCGACCTGTGTCGCGACTGGCCGATGGTGGCCTGGGCGCGGCAGTCGGACACCGCGTTTGCCCAGCGGTTGGCCGCGCTGGACAACGGCAGCGAGGTCGATGCGCTGCTGATGCCGCTGGATGAGGGCGGGGTGATCGGTTACAACGCGGCGTTCGACGGCTTCAACTATGCGCATCACCGCGTCTCGATCACGCAGGGCCTGCAGCGGCTGGCGCAGTACAGCCGCCAGCCGGATGCGCCGGGCCTGGCGATGCAGAGCGCGCTGATCTCCGCCTGCCTGCCGGGGTTGCTGGACGATCACGCGCTGCCGTTTCTCGACCGCGGCATCCAGCCGCGCATCTGGATCGGCAACCAGGTCACCACGCCGGCGCATTTCGACGAATACCACAACGTCGCCTGCGTGGTGTGCGGCGCTCGGCGCTTCACCCTGTTCGCCCCGGAGCAGGCGCGCAACCTGTACGTCGGGCCGCTGGATTTCGCGCCCACCGGCGCGGCAATCGGCATCGCCCGGCTCGATCGCCCGGACGACCCGCGCTATCCCCGCCTGAAGCTGGCGCTGGCCGAGGCGCAGGCGGCGGATCTGCATCCCGGCGACGCGATCTACATCCCGCCGATGTGGTGGCATCACGTCGAGTCGCTGCAGCGGATCAACGCGCTGGTGAACTACTGGTGGAAACCCGTGCCTGCCAGCGGCTATGCACCAGACACCGCGTTGGGCTGCCTGATGCATTGCATCCTCACCTTCCGCTCGCTGCCGCCCGCGGAGCGGGCCGCGTGGAAGGCGTTGCTGGACCATTACGTGTTCGACGACGAGGATCCCGCCGCGCATATCCCCGCCGACCGGCGTGGGATACTCGGCCCGCTCACGCCCGGGCAACTGGCCGAATTGCGCGAAACCATCCGGCGCTATCTGTGA
- the prmB gene encoding 50S ribosomal protein L3 N(5)-glutamine methyltransferase, with product MTAELATIIDFIRYGASRFSAAGLTFGHSHDNPIDEATHLVLASLHLPPDIPPAYGAGRLTTTERESVLALIERRVSERLPVAYLVGETWFAGLKFKSDRRALVPRSPIAELIESGFAPWLDERRIERALDLCTGSGCIGIAMAEYNPEWQVDIVDVSSEALSLARENIAFQHVEGRVEAIQSDLFAGVAGRKYDLIVSNPPYVTEDEYAALPGEYAHEPKLGLTSGVDGLDLCLRMLDEAAGHLTDDGLLIVEVGESEHALAALLPEVPFVWIEFKVGPMGVFALERRDLVEHAAAIHAAAAARRPG from the coding sequence GTGACCGCCGAGCTCGCCACCATCATCGACTTCATCCGTTATGGCGCCAGCCGCTTCTCGGCGGCCGGGCTCACTTTCGGGCACAGCCACGACAACCCGATCGACGAGGCCACCCACCTGGTGCTGGCCAGCCTGCATCTGCCGCCGGACATCCCGCCGGCGTACGGCGCGGGCCGGCTCACCACGACCGAGCGCGAGAGCGTGCTGGCGCTGATCGAGCGCCGCGTCAGCGAGCGCCTGCCGGTGGCCTATCTGGTCGGCGAAACCTGGTTCGCCGGGCTGAAGTTCAAGAGCGACCGCCGCGCGCTGGTGCCGCGCTCGCCGATCGCCGAACTGATCGAGTCGGGCTTCGCGCCGTGGCTGGACGAGCGCCGCATCGAGCGCGCGCTGGACCTGTGCACCGGCTCGGGCTGCATCGGCATCGCGATGGCCGAGTACAACCCCGAGTGGCAGGTCGACATCGTCGACGTCAGTAGCGAGGCGTTGTCGCTGGCGCGCGAGAACATCGCGTTCCAGCACGTCGAGGGCCGCGTCGAGGCGATCCAGTCCGACCTGTTCGCGGGCGTGGCCGGGCGCAAGTACGACCTGATCGTCTCCAACCCGCCGTACGTCACCGAGGACGAATACGCCGCGCTGCCCGGCGAGTACGCGCACGAGCCGAAGCTCGGCCTCACCTCCGGTGTGGACGGCCTGGACCTGTGCCTGCGCATGCTGGACGAGGCGGCCGGCCATCTCACCGACGACGGCCTGCTGATCGTCGAGGTGGGCGAGAGCGAGCACGCGCTGGCCGCGCTGCTGCCGGAAGTGCCGTTCGTGTGGATCGAGTTCAAGGTCGGCCCGATGGGCGTGTTCGCACTGGAGCGGCGCGACCTGGTCGAGCACGCGGCGGCGATCCACGCGGCGGCCGCCGCGCGCCGTCCGGGCTGA
- the asd gene encoding archaetidylserine decarboxylase (Phosphatidylserine decarboxylase is synthesized as a single chain precursor. Generation of the pyruvoyl active site from a Ser is coupled to cleavage of a Gly-Ser bond between the larger (beta) and smaller (alpha chains). It is an integral membrane protein.) yields MTFNVFLQYILPHRALSRVVYWATRWTFAPWKNWLIATIVRNYDVNMAEAAQTDPLAYQHFNAFFTRKLKPNARQADADPAALLSPADGRISQAGTIVDGRIFQAKGQEYTAAELLGGDEAAAAPYRNGRFVTVYLSPRDYHRVHMPLKGTLKETVHVPGRIFSVAPFAVEAIPRLFARNERLACHFEGEHGPFVVVMVGAILVSSVATVWDGLVIPPYASSIRRKSFAGQNIMLERFAEMARFNMGSTVILLLPEDAAELDALQPQQAVQVGQRLGRG; encoded by the coding sequence ATGACTTTCAACGTATTCCTGCAGTACATCCTGCCGCACCGCGCGCTGTCGCGGGTGGTTTACTGGGCCACGCGCTGGACCTTCGCGCCGTGGAAGAACTGGCTGATCGCCACCATCGTCCGCAACTACGACGTCAACATGGCCGAGGCGGCGCAGACCGATCCGCTGGCTTACCAGCACTTCAATGCGTTCTTCACGCGCAAGCTGAAGCCCAACGCGCGCCAGGCCGATGCCGACCCGGCCGCCCTGCTCTCGCCGGCCGACGGCCGCATCAGCCAGGCCGGTACGATCGTCGACGGGCGCATCTTCCAGGCGAAGGGGCAGGAATACACCGCCGCCGAACTGCTCGGCGGCGACGAGGCCGCGGCCGCGCCGTACCGCAACGGCCGCTTCGTCACCGTGTACCTGTCGCCGCGCGACTACCATCGCGTGCACATGCCGCTGAAAGGCACGCTGAAGGAAACCGTGCACGTGCCCGGGCGCATCTTCAGCGTGGCGCCGTTCGCGGTCGAGGCGATCCCGCGGCTGTTCGCGCGCAACGAACGGCTGGCCTGCCACTTCGAGGGCGAGCACGGCCCGTTCGTGGTGGTGATGGTGGGCGCGATCCTGGTGTCGTCGGTGGCCACGGTGTGGGACGGCCTGGTGATCCCGCCGTACGCGTCGTCGATCCGGCGCAAGTCGTTCGCCGGCCAGAACATCATGCTGGAACGCTTCGCCGAGATGGCGCGCTTCAACATGGGCTCCACCGTGATCCTGCTGCTGCCCGAGGACGCGGCCGAGCTGGACGCCCTGCAGCCGCAGCAGGCCGTGCAGGTGGGCCAGCGACTCGGGCGCGGCTGA
- a CDS encoding 2-hydroxyacid dehydrogenase has product MTDKPRVWVSRPTFPGIVARLEPHFEVTVEPEERKFSSSELAARLATQDAAIVGLKDRIGAAEIAHATRLRIVANLGVGYDNLDLDSLSAAGIAASNTADVLNESVADYAWALLLGSARRMNAAERWLRAGHWKATEFKAWLGTDVRGRTLGILGMGRIGQAIAHRAVGFGMPVLYHNRSPLPEATERACHARFVDKAQLLRESDFLVLVLPLTPQTRHAIGAPELALMKPTAVLVNVARGGIVDDKALTAALRERRLAAAGLDVFEGEPALHPGLLELDNVVLSPHIASASTETRRAMTALAVDNVLALFGHGPHAGRPPTILNPNVLA; this is encoded by the coding sequence ATGACTGACAAGCCCCGCGTATGGGTCTCGCGCCCCACTTTCCCGGGCATCGTCGCCCGGCTCGAACCGCATTTCGAGGTGACGGTCGAGCCGGAGGAACGCAAGTTCAGTTCGTCCGAACTGGCGGCCAGGCTGGCGACGCAGGACGCCGCGATCGTGGGCCTGAAGGACCGCATCGGCGCGGCGGAAATCGCCCACGCGACACGGCTGCGCATCGTCGCCAATCTCGGCGTCGGCTACGACAATCTCGATCTGGACTCGCTCAGCGCCGCCGGCATCGCCGCCTCCAACACCGCCGACGTGCTCAACGAAAGCGTGGCCGACTACGCCTGGGCGCTGCTGCTCGGCTCCGCGCGGCGCATGAATGCGGCCGAGCGCTGGTTGCGTGCCGGGCACTGGAAGGCCACCGAGTTCAAGGCCTGGCTGGGCACCGACGTGCGCGGCCGCACCCTGGGCATCCTCGGCATGGGCCGGATCGGCCAGGCGATCGCGCATCGGGCGGTCGGCTTCGGCATGCCGGTGCTGTACCACAACCGTTCGCCGCTGCCGGAGGCGACCGAGCGGGCCTGCCACGCGCGCTTCGTCGACAAGGCGCAATTGCTGCGCGAATCCGATTTCCTGGTGCTGGTGCTGCCGCTGACGCCGCAGACCCGGCACGCCATCGGCGCGCCCGAACTGGCGCTGATGAAGCCGACCGCGGTGCTGGTGAACGTGGCCCGCGGCGGCATCGTGGACGACAAGGCGTTGACGGCCGCCCTGCGCGAGCGGCGGCTGGCGGCGGCCGGGCTGGACGTGTTCGAAGGCGAGCCGGCGCTGCATCCGGGCCTGCTCGAACTGGACAACGTCGTGCTCAGCCCGCATATCGCCAGCGCCAGCACCGAAACGCGCCGTGCGATGACCGCCCTGGCCGTGGACAATGTGCTGGCGCTGTTCGGCCATGGTCCGCATGCCGGGCGGCCGCCCACGATCCTCAATCCCAACGTGCTGGCCTGA